The Poseidonibacter lekithochrous region AGGTAGATATATAACTTCACAAATATCACTAAATTCGTCAAATTTTCCAGTCCAATCACATCCCATAATAAGACAGTCTGCTTTATGTTCTAGCAAATATTCTCTTTTTAATTCAAGAGATTCTTCTAAAAAGACTTCATTTACAAAGTCTAAGGATGAAATAATATGCATTCTTTCATCTTCAGTATAAAAAGGCTTTCTTCCCTTTTTTTTAAAGTTTAATTTATCAGAAGATATTCCAACAACTAACTCATTTCCATGAGACGCAGCTCTTTCTAGGATTCTTAAATGTCCTAAGTGAAAGATGTCAAAAGTTCCAAATGTTAAAACTCTTTTCATTAATACCTTTTCTAAATAATATCTATAACATATAACGATTATATAACTTAAAAAATTAATTAGTTATTAAATTTACTATTTACATTAAATCTACAAAATATAGTTTAATTTCATAAAATATTGATAAATTTCATTTAAGTTTCATTTAATTTCACTATAATTACCTAAAAATTTTAGGGGTTTTTTTTGAATAAATTTTCAAGAATTGGATTTATCCTTGCTGCAGCGGGTTCTGCTGTTGGTTTAGGAAATATATGGAAATTCCCATATGTTACAGGAGAGTATGGAGGTGGTGCATTTGTACTAGTATACCTTCTTGCTATTTTATTTATTGGTTTAACAGTATTCTTAGCAGAAGCAGTTATCGGTCAAAACGCACAATCAGATGTAGCTACGTCATTTGTAAAGACTTCAAAAACAAAAAATGAAAATTGGAAGTTTGCAGGATTTATGATTATTAGTGGTTTACTAATTTTATCATTCTATTCAGTTGTATTAGGATGGATTTTAAATTATGTATTTACTTCATTCTCAGCATTACCTACAGAAGCTGCTGTTGCAGGAGCTGCGTTTGAAAAGCTAATTAGTGACGATATTGGTTCATTAATTGTTTATCATACACTTATTGCGGGAACTGTAGTATTTATTGTTCTAAAAGGTATCAAAGACGGAATTGAAAAAATCAACTTAATCTTAATGCCATTATTAGGTCTTATTTTAGGTGGTTTATTAATCTACGCATTAACTTTAGATTCATTCTCACAAGCTGTATCATTTATGTTTACACCTGATTTCTCTAAGATTAATGGTGATGCATTACTTGCAGCATTAGGACAAGCATTCTTTACACTATCACTTGGTGTTGGTACAATTATGACTTATTCTGCTTCATTACCAAAAGAAGCTAACTTTGTTAAATCATCATTTATGGTTGCTATTGTTGATACAAGTATTGCAATTATTGCTGGTTTAATTATTTTCTCATTCCTATTTGAAGCTGGTGCTCCAAGTGCAGCAGGACCTGGATTAGTATTTATTTCATTACCAGTTATTTTCTCTGGATGGGGAGTATTAGGACAAGTTATTGCTGTTTCATTCTTTGTTGCATTAGTATTCGCAGGAATCACTTCTGCTGTATCAATGATTGAACCATCACTTAAATTCTTCATTGAAAGATTTAATTTTACTAGAAGAAAAGCTACTATTCTTTGTGGTTCTATTTTCTATGTATTAGGTATTGTTGCATTATTATCAATGTCTAAATCTTATGGTGCGGAGTTAACATTCTTTGGTAAAAATGCCTTTGATTGGATGGACTTTGCAACATCATCTGTAATGATGCCATTAGCAGCATTAATCACTTGTATTTTCTTAGGATATTTTGTTGATCAAGATATGTTAAAAGAGAAGTTTACAAAACACACAAGTCAAGCAGTATTTAATATCTGGTATTCGCTGATCAGATATATTGTACCTCTTGCAATTATTGTTTTATTCTTAAATAAATTAGGATTAATATAATACTTTAATCAAAGGCTTAGGCCTTTGATTTTCTACTAAACTCTACAAAGTTAATTATCATTAAATACATTTAATATTATTTACTGTACTATATCATCAACTTTTGAGGATGTGACATAGTGGCTGTGTGCTGGGCTCCAATCCAAATATACTAGCCCGATTTCCATTGTCACTCAAACATCAATATACTTTTATATAGAAATTTTAGGAGATATTATGAATAAACAAGTAAAAACAACACTACTTCATATTCCACTTTTAGTATTTCAATACTATGCTATTTTATCTTGTACTCAAAAAAATATTGAGTATTCAAATATAAATTATTTAGAACCACTTGGTTTATTAATCCTTATTCCAATGATTATCATTACTATATATATGACTTACAGATTAAAATCTATACATAAATATACAAGAGAATTATATTTATTTGTACTACTTTTTACTCCTACTTCTGTTGGATTCCTGGATAATCATATTGTATCTTCTCTTATTCCATTTTTAATCTATTCAATAAGTTTTTTCTATATTGACAATATAAAAAATGATGATTTTAGTGAAAATGATAATAAAAAAGAGATAGCTCCAAGAGTTTATAATCAATTTTTAGATAACACTTTAGATGAGGGATTTGAAAAGTTTGATTGTAAAAAAGAATTGATTTTATTTGATGATATCAAAGATTGTGAAATATTAGAAGTAAACAAACTAAATGAAGAAATAGGTATAGTTTACATGAAAAATAATACAAAAAAGTTTTTAAAAATAGAACCAATTTATCATATGAGTTCAATAAATGGAATAACTACATTTTTTAAAATTGACTCTAAACCATTAGATCAGATCATTACAAATACTCTTTATAGTGAAGAAGAAAAGAAAATGGTTGATCAGAATTTTATAAAAACTTCTCATGATATATTAACGGGAATAAAACAAATTGTTAATATATTTCATTTATCAAATAAGCATGATATACACAATAGAAATGATATACTTGAAATTATTTATAAAGATAATAAAAACTTAACTAACTCATATAGACTACATTTCACTAATAATGAAAATGAAGATATAAAACTAGATATTAAAAAGTATGAAGATATTTTCTCTTTTAAAACAAGAGTTTTAGAGGATAAAGATAAAACACAATTATTATACTCTTATGATCAAAAATATTTTTGTCCTAAGATGGAATATAACTATTTAGAAGAAGTATATGATGAATCAAAAGATTGTGAGAACTTATCTCCTCAAATAAGAAGAAAAGCTATATGTTCTTATGATTATGATTTTCCTTTAACTACATTTGGTAGGAAAATTAGATTTGTATTAGATGATAAGGAAGGTATAAAAGCATATAACATATCTCATTCGCATCTTTTGAATCCTCTCTTTCTACCTAGTAAAGAAATCTATGCTTATTTAAATGAAAAAGAAAAGAAAAAACTACATCATTTTTTAGCTATTGCACAAATGTATTTAAATGACTTATATGTGAATAGAGAGTTTGATAATCAATTTGTAATAGATACTTTTGAAAATGAAGATGATGATTGGAGATTTGATAAGTTAGAAGAAATTCTTGAAAATAGTAACTGGATAAAGAAAAGATACTATGATAATGCAGAGCAAGGTCATTCTGCTTCAATGTTAGTAGATATTTATTATAAAGAAAATAATGAAGATAAAAAGTTTGTACTGTTTAATGAAAATGATTGGTTAAGTTTTAAAATATCAGTTAAATATAATGATGATGTAAAAAGTGAAGTTGAAGAGTTACTGAAGGATATAATGTGATTAAATTCCAAAATAGTATTTTATTTGTATTTTTATTTATAAGCACTATAAATCTTAATGCATCAGAAGAAATAGAACTTAATAATGAGTTCAAAAAATATGTTCCAAAAGAGTCTCAATACAAATGTAATGGGTTAAATGACTTATGTAAAAAGTTTTACATAGGATACAATCTATTTTCTGTTCAAGGAAGAACAAAACAGAGTTTAGAATATTTACTTGAAGCATATGAAAATAATATATCTTCTATACTTAAAGATGATTGGGATGCTAAAGATAACTATTTAACTGATAATATATCTAGACTTTATGGAAGACTTGGTGATAAAAAAAATCAAATTAAATATTTAAAACTTTCAATAAAAGCAGGGGAAGACCAGAATATTTGTTATCTAGGAAGAGAATATGATAAGTTAGATATGCTAAAAGAAGCACATGAACTTTTTAAAGAAGGCTCTTCTAAAAACTATACTGAATGCTTTACAGACTATGGAATGTATCTTTTTAATGGAAGATATGTAAAAAAAGATGAAGAATTAGCAGGTAAATATTGGGAAAAAGCTTATTGGGACGATAGTTATGGAGATATAGCAAATTATAATATGGCTGTATATTATGGCTATAAAAACAATGATAGACTCTATAAGTATCATATGCTAAAAGCATCACTATTGGGAGATGAGGAAGCTAAATCTTATCTAAAAAGCCCATATATAAAAAGTATAAGTACCACAAAACTATTTTTAGAAGAAGCATTAGGAAGTAAATATAAAGATATTTCAAAAGTAAAAAATCTAGAGTTCTCAAATAGTTTTGATTTATACTATAGACTAAAAAAAATGTTTAATAGAAAAAATAAACTTTATACTAAATGGGAAGAAGACTATGAATATCAAGATAAAAGATGGGATGAAGATAAATCAAATGTAGTTAAGTTTTATAGAGACCAAAGTTCATTGATTTTTGAAGATAAAAAACTGATACTAGAAACAACATTAAATAATCACTTTAATCAAAGAAAAATAATAGTAGATATGAAGCTTTTATATAAGGTTTTATTAGTTGATTTAAGTGAAGCTAAGGAATTTAATAAATTTTATACTGTAACAGTTGGCTTAATATCAAAAAATGAAAGCTTTGAATTTAAAAATAAAATATCACAATATAATTATAAGTTTTACTGGTATGCAAAATATGATAAAGGTAGTGGTAAATTAATAGTTGAGATAGGAATAGTTTAATGAGTTCAAAACAACAAAAAAGAAATCTTTTTATTGCCTATATTGTTTTATTTTCTTTTATTATATGGGGTACATTTTTTAATGATAATGAAAAAGAAAATAGTTCTTCTAATACATCTCTATCAAATGAACAAATCAAAATATTATCAAACTCTTTAATCAGACCAACTCAAGGTGATATGCCAACAAATGAATATTTAAAAATGAAAGAGGTTTTTGAGAAAGACTTTATTGTTAATTTTCTAGATTCATTTAAGGAACTAAGTACTAGTGATAAAAAACTTATAGGGAATAGCTTTAAAAAGTTTTATCATAATCAAATAAAACTAAAAAAACTTTTTGAAGAAGAATTAATTTATAAGTTTATGGAAAGAAATATTTCTTATAAATATGACTTTACTATTAAGACTATATCAGAATATAATATCTATTTAAAACTGTTTGATAACCATGAAGAAAAAATAGTTTTTAAAATAGACTTTGAAAAAAAAGAAAAAGAATACTCTTCAAAATATTTTTCAAAAGAGTATATAAAAGTATATTTACCATATATAAATACAACCCTTTATACACCTTTAGATAAAAAAATAGTAGTGGAAAAAATGTTTAATCTTTTGGAAAATTCAGCCAAACAATTAAAACTAATAAATGAAAAACTTAAAATAAGAAAATAGGAATAACCATGTTTGAAGTAAGAGTTGGTGAATGTATAGAAACTGCTAGTAAATATTTATCGAAAAACAATTAGATGAAAATCTTAAACTATTTGCTGTACGTTGCGATACAAAAGAAGAATTAATTGAAGATTGGAATACTTATGGAGATTTTTATTTTATACGTGGATATGAGGATTATTATTTTTCAATCCACTATGTAGAAGAAAATGCCCAAAAGATTGTAGAAGAAATCAATAAAAAGAATATAAACATACACAAACAGTTAAAGGCATAGATTTAGATAATAAAGAATTAGCTATAAGAGTTGGAGATTTATATTATGATTCACTTTCAGAGTTTCTAGAAGCCTTATCTGAAAAACTACATGAAGATGGAATTGCTGATAAAAACAGAGGAAGAAAGAAATTATCAGATTCTCTATTTCAAGCTTCACAAGATATAAAAAAAGCTAGTGAATCTATAGATATTGCTTGGGATATATGTGAGCCTTTTGTAAAGTCATGGCACGATAAGAATGATTTAGAGTATAATCAGTAAAAGATAAAAAGTCCTATTATAAAATATTTTGTGATGGAGTAATAAGTATTGAACTACATGGTAATTCAATAAAAACTCTTATAAAAAATTATGCTTTATTCTACTAGATAAATAGCAGAATTTTACATAGATAAGCACTTGGCTATATTAAAAGCTGTTAGTTCTAGATTTCTTTTTGACTCTTTTTTAATTGTTTCAAAATCCATAGATATTGGTGTTATATCAAAAACTGCATCAATTCCATAATCAAATACAACTTCATAATCATTGCTAACGCATCCAGCAATTGCAATTACTTTTTTATCATATTTCTTTGCTAGTTTTGCTACACCAATTGGAGTTTTCCCATTAATAGTTTGAGAATCAATTTTACCCTCACCTGTTATAACTAAATCTGCTTTTTGTATTATTTGCTCTAAACCAGCTTTATCCATAATTATATCAATACCACTTTTTAGTTTTGCATCTAAGAATGTAATCAAAGCAAATCCTAATCCCCCGGCAGCTCCACAACCTTCTATATCTCTTCTTTTTATAGATAGTGTGCTTTCGCATAAATCTGCAAAACTTGAGACATAAGAGTCAAGAGTTTTTATCATATCTTTATTTGCGCCTTTTTGTTTTCCAAAAACATAAGAAGCACCATTTGAGCCACATAAAGGATTTTTTACATCACAAGCAACTTCAATATTAATATTTTTGAATTTTTCTTTTAATAAACTTGCATCAAAACTTGAGATATTTTCTAAGTCTTTTCCACACACTAAAGGTAAAATATTATTTTTGTTATCATAAAAAATAACCCCTAAAGCTTGAAGCATACCAATACCACAATCATTTGTAGCACTTCCTCCAAGACCTAAAACAAAATCTTTTACACCATTTTCTAGGGCATGATTTATTAATTGTCCAAAACCATAAGAGCTTGTATTCATAGGATTTTTCTCGTTTTGAGATAGAAGTTCTAATCCACTAGCACTAGCCATTTCAATAATTGCTGTTTTTTTATCTCCTAATATTCCGTAAAAAGATTCTACTTCACGAAAAAGTGGATCATAAACTTTTGTTTTAATAATCTCCCCAGAAGTTGAGTTTACTAAAACTTCTACAGTACCCTCACCTCCGTCAGCTAGGGGAATTGTATGAAAGTTTGCATTTGTAAACACTCTTTGAAAACCATTTTTTATACCATCACAAACTTCTTGTGCACTCATGGTTTCTTTGAAAGAATCAGGAGCAATAATAATATTTTGTTTATTCATTATTTTTCTTTTTAATTTTAATCTTAGGTATATTATAGCCAATGTTAAGTACTATACGTTTAAGCAAAATATAATGAAGGCTAAATTTTGATTATGATTTACGATAGTAATTGTACATTATGTGAATCTTCTGTTCATTGGATTATTAAAAACGATAAAAATAAACATTTTAAATTTTTAAGTGCCCATTCAAGATTAGGTAAAAATTACTTATTAAAATACAATCTTGACCCAGATGATTTAGAAACTGTAACATTAATAAGAAATGATATTGCATATATAAAAAGTGATGCTGTTCTAGAAACTGCAAAAGAACTAGATGGTTCATGGAAACTATTTTATATATTCAAAATCATACCAAGATTTTTAAGAGACAAAATATATATGTATGTTTCTAGAAATAGATTTAAACTCTTTGGGGATAGAGAAAAATGCATCTTACCTGAAGATGACATCAAAGATAGATTTATTTAGCCATTAAAAAAGGGGAGAAATACGCAGATTTCATCCCCTTTTTTTCATTATTTACGTAAACTCTATGTTTACATTTCACTATATAGTGAACTTTTATTTAATTAAATTTGTTACAATATTAAAAATGATAATCCTTTGTCATTAGCACCTCCATATTGTTTGGTTACTCTAATTATAACATCATTTTAAGTTAAAGCCAACTTAAATTCATTCAAATTATTTTCAAAATGATTTTCTTCAAACTTTTCTTTAAACCATTCTGGTAAGATTTCAAGTAAATATGGGTACTTAATAATCATGGTTAAAAACACATCATATACACAAGAAGAATCTTCACTTGCATATTTAATTTGAGACTCTGTAAGTTGCCTATTTTCCCAGTTTGATCTAGAAGCTCTACCTGTTTTTTGTAGTCTTTGATTTAAGAAAAATAGTACACTTTTTTTAGCTCCAATTTCATTTGGATATGAAAGTTTTGATTTAAATAATGCACCAAAATCAATACAACTTTTTAAATGAATTTTATACTCATCAAATAAAGATTTACTATCTCCTCTAAGACCAATTCCTACTTTTGTTACATCAGGACTTGATAAAACATCTAATAATGGACTTAGATTTTGAATTTTCTGAACTTGAATTACATATGAGTAATATTGATCTGACAATTGAACGATTGCCATTTTACTAGGAGTTTCACCTTTTTTGAATACTGGTTTTTGTTCTGTATCAAAACCTACAATTTTTGATTTTATGATATTTTTTATAGCAATATTTAACTGTTTTTGATTATCAATAATTTGGACTTTTCTTTGTCCTACTGTATATGCAGTTTTATCTTTATCATCTAAGTCATTAATATGATCTAATTTTGCAAGAAATTCTAAAAACTCTAATGTAGATGTATCTACATCAGAAAGTGCCGTGTCAAAAGCCGAATTATAGGCTTGTTTTAGTTTTGTAGCAGAGTCTTCTCCACACATCTTAGCAATTAAATCTAATCTTTTTTTACTTAATATCGAATCTGAAATATTTATAACTTATCCTTCTTATTTCAATGCATTTAGAGTTTTATACTCATCATAAGCATAATCGTCCGTCATTCCCGTAATATAATCTATTAATAACCTAGCTCTAAAATACCACTCTTCAAGTTGGTATCTTTCTTCATTGTTATTTTCAATATTTGTCACACTATTTTTATAGGCAACAATATGTTTTGAAGATAATCTTCTAATTAGTCTATGAGAAATAAAACATGATATTTGTTCATCATTAACTAATTTTTGGAAATCTTCACTTGATAGTTTTAATAAAGGCGTATAGTTATCAAACAAACTAGTAAGTATCTTGTGACCTTTTAACTCTAGTGTTTGAATGTCTTTATTGTTATAAATATATTTTATAGAAATATTTTGTAATACTTCTACAGCTTTTGTATATTTACTGCTTTTATCATATTCTAATAAGGCATTATTAAAACTACCATTAAATAAAGCTTCATGGTTTTCTAAATAAACATCAGAAACATGTTCAACTAAAGCATGAGTTAGTTTAGCTCGTGTTAAAGTCAAAAATAGATTAAACTGATAAGGTTCATCTTCTTTTTCTTTTGCTTTATTGTAAAAACCTTCTACTAAATCTAGAAGATATGTTTCATTCATTTTTTCACATTCTTCTTTTATTAATCTAAAAATATCTTCAAATTTTAAGATACCTTTATCAACAGCATCTTCAATATCTGCATTTAAATAAGAGATATCATCAGCAGCTTCCATAATATAAGTAATAGGGAATCTACATCCCTCTTCTAATAATAAAGCATCTTTGATTTTAGATACTATTTCTTTTTCAGAGTAGTAATATCCTGGCTTCTTTTTTAAATATGAATACTTATCATCTTTATTTGGTTTTTCTTCATATGCAGCTCTTGTATATTTTAGAATTGAAGCTATTTGTGAATATGAAAGGTTTAGTCTTTGAAGTTTTGTAACTACTCTAATGGCTTGAGCATTTCCATCAAAATTACAAATATCAGCAACTAACATATTTTTTAAATCTAAGTTCTCTTCATTAACGTTCACATGATTATCAAATATTTCCATACCTGATTTACTCATCCAATCATTTATAGCAATTTCTGCAAAATGTCCGAAAGGAGGATTTCCAATATCATGAAGTAAACTTGTCATTTCAGCAGTAGAAATAAAAGCATCTTCTAGCCCAGCTAATCCAAACTGACCTTTTGCTTTTTTCAAAATAGTTTTTGATATAAATCTAGCTGTTTGAGAAACTTCTAAAGAGTGAGTTAGTCTACTTCTTACAGCTGCATTAAGCTCAAGTGGGAATACTTGTGTTTTCTTTTGCAGTCTTCTCAACGAAGGAGCTGATAGAATTCTTCCCCTATCACTTTCACAAGAAATATTAATATCCCTCATAGGATATAGTTCTCTATGAAGCGTTAGTTTTTTATTATAGTCAATCATTTTCACTCTTTTTAAATTAAAGCTGTTATTATATCCTATCTAGGATTGATTCTTTCTTCGTTTTTTGTCATTTAACTTTTCTAATAAAGCAGATGTAAAAATACTTCCCGGAATTGCATAAAAAGCAATACCTAAAAAGCTTACAAAAGTAGTAAGAATTCTACCTCCTAAACTAATAGGATACATATCTCCATAACCAACAGTAGTAAATGTAATAATAGCCCACCACATGGTAGCTCCCATACTAGTAAAGACTTCTGGTTGTATGTCTTTTTCAAAATAATAAACTAGTGGTGTTACTGTTATTAAAAGTACCATTACAACCACTGTAATGAAAATAAGTTCTTCTTTTTTTTCTTTTAAAATTGATGCAAAAAGATTATCAACTTCTGCAAATTTTCCAAGTCTAAATAGTTTAAAAATTCTTAATATTCGTAAAGCTCGTAAGAATCCAAAGTCAATATTAAATAAGGAAAGATAAAAAGGTAGAATTGCAATTAGGTCAATAATCATCATAGGTCTAAATAAATATTTGATTTTTTCCATCTTTTTGTTATAAGAAATACTATAAACACGTAATAAATATTCAAGAGTAAATAGTATTATATTAATAAAATTAATTATACTAAACAACTCAAAGTATTCACTCAAACCTTTTTCTGATTGTAAAAAAAGTATTACTATACTTATAAGTATATTTAAGAAAATAGCTATTTGTATTGCTATTCCAAACCTATGTTTTTTGGGATGTTCAAATATTAAATATAACTCTTTTTTTATGTTCATGGATTATCTTTATTTTGATATGAAATCTAATTTTATCAAAAGTTTTTATATAATAAGTTTTTAAAGGATTAATTGATGTTTTCAAAGATAAAAAAACTTTTTGTTAAAGAAGTGACTTTCCCTTGTATTATCTGGGATGGAAAAACTATGAAGTATTTAGACTTAACTCAAAATGAAATTGATGATATAAATACACTTGAAAAATATGAAGGTTGGACAGTCACAAAAAAAGATGATTGTTAAACTTTTATTTCCCTTCTAAATTCTCACATTTTAAGTAAAAATGCAATTTCTGCATTTTTTCTGCATTTTCTATTTTTATAATTAACAAGCTACAAACAAGGAGTTTGTTATGTATAGAATAATCTTATTTATATTTATAGTAATTTTTTTTAATAGTTGTGGCTCTAATAATGAAAATAAAACTGGATACTTTATTGATGCACCAGTAAGTGGGATTGAATACACTTGTGGTTCTCAACAAGGATTTACAGGAGAAAATGGAGAGTTCACATATAATTCCTCGTGTAAAGTAGTATTCACAGTAGGTGGAATTGTATTAGGAGAAATTAATGGTGAGGATATCAACACTGATAGCAATGTTTTGCCTTCTGATATTATGGGTGTTAGTAGAGAGAACATAACTGATACAAAAGTTGTAAAGTTAATACAATTCTTACAATCTATAGATAATGATGATAATCCAGACAACAATATTGTCATTACAAAAGATACTCATAAAGCCTTACTAAATTGTGATTTTAATTTTGAAAAAGACAAAGATCATACTGCTGATATTGTAGAAGCAATAACAATATTAAATAAAAAGCTAGTTTCTAAAGAACAAGCAATTTCACACTACAAAAAAGAACTAGAAAAAAGACTTCTTATAAAACCTACGAAAGAGGAAGTAAAGACTGTAAACATTCCAAAAGAAGAAGTAAGTGAAAATATAGTTCTTGATGAACCAGAAAAAGAAATAAAAGAGCCCAAAATAACGCCTATTAAAATAGTGATTAAAAAACCTATTGAAAAAATAGCTATTGTAGAGGAAACTCCTGAAGTAATCGAAGAGATTGCTCTAGTGGAAGAAGTTGTTGAACAAGAAGAAACTCCCGAGGTAGTTGAAGAAGTAATAGAGGAAATTGCTTTAGTTGAGGAAATTGTTGAGCAAGAAGAAGAGATAGCTGAACCTATCGTTGAAGAAATTGCTCAAGAAGAAACTCCTGAAGTAGTTGAAGAACCAATTGTAGAAGTTGCTCTTCTAGAAGAAGTTATTGAACAAGAAAAAGTGATTGTTGAACCTATCGTTGAAGAAATTGCTCAAGAAGAAACTCCTGAAGTAGTTGAAGAACCAATTGAAGAAATTACTTTAGTTGAGGAAGTTATTGTTGAGCAAGAAGAAATAATAGTTGAGCCTATCATTGAAGAAATAGTTCAAGAAGAAACTCCCAAAGTAGGAGAAGAAGCAATCGAGGAAATCGTTCTTGTGGAAGAAGTGATTGCGCAAGAAGAAATAATTGTTGAACCTATCGTTGAAGAGGTAGTTCAAGAAGAAACTCCAGAAGTGGTTGAAGAACCGGTTGAAGAAATAGCTCTTGTGGAAGAAACTATTGAACAAGAAGAAGTAATTATTGAACCTATCGTTGAAGAAATTGCTCAAGAAGAAACTCCTGAAGTAGTTGAAGAACCAATCGAAGAAATTGCTTTAGTTGAGGAAATTGTTGAGCAAGAAGAAGTAATTATTGAACCTATCGTTGAAGAAATTGTTCAAGAAGAAACTCCTGAAGTAATTGAAGAACCAATCGAGGAAATT contains the following coding sequences:
- a CDS encoding 3'-5' exonuclease; translated protein: MCGEDSATKLKQAYNSAFDTALSDVDTSTLEFLEFLAKLDHINDLDDKDKTAYTVGQRKVQIIDNQKQLNIAIKNIIKSKIVGFDTEQKPVFKKGETPSKMAIVQLSDQYYSYVIQVQKIQNLSPLLDVLSSPDVTKVGIGLRGDSKSLFDEYKIHLKSCIDFGALFKSKLSYPNEIGAKKSVLFFLNQRLQKTGRASRSNWENRQLTESQIKYASEDSSCVYDVFLTMIIKYPYLLEILPEWFKEKFEENHFENNLNEFKLALT
- a CDS encoding thiol-disulfide oxidoreductase DCC family protein; its protein translation is MIYDSNCTLCESSVHWIIKNDKNKHFKFLSAHSRLGKNYLLKYNLDPDDLETVTLIRNDIAYIKSDAVLETAKELDGSWKLFYIFKIIPRFLRDKIYMYVSRNRFKLFGDREKCILPEDDIKDRFI
- a CDS encoding sodium-dependent transporter; this encodes MNKFSRIGFILAAAGSAVGLGNIWKFPYVTGEYGGGAFVLVYLLAILFIGLTVFLAEAVIGQNAQSDVATSFVKTSKTKNENWKFAGFMIISGLLILSFYSVVLGWILNYVFTSFSALPTEAAVAGAAFEKLISDDIGSLIVYHTLIAGTVVFIVLKGIKDGIEKINLILMPLLGLILGGLLIYALTLDSFSQAVSFMFTPDFSKINGDALLAALGQAFFTLSLGVGTIMTYSASLPKEANFVKSSFMVAIVDTSIAIIAGLIIFSFLFEAGAPSAAGPGLVFISLPVIFSGWGVLGQVIAVSFFVALVFAGITSAVSMIEPSLKFFIERFNFTRRKATILCGSIFYVLGIVALLSMSKSYGAELTFFGKNAFDWMDFATSSVMMPLAALITCIFLGYFVDQDMLKEKFTKHTSQAVFNIWYSLIRYIVPLAIIVLFLNKLGLI
- the dgt gene encoding dGTPase — protein: MIDYNKKLTLHRELYPMRDINISCESDRGRILSAPSLRRLQKKTQVFPLELNAAVRSRLTHSLEVSQTARFISKTILKKAKGQFGLAGLEDAFISTAEMTSLLHDIGNPPFGHFAEIAINDWMSKSGMEIFDNHVNVNEENLDLKNMLVADICNFDGNAQAIRVVTKLQRLNLSYSQIASILKYTRAAYEEKPNKDDKYSYLKKKPGYYYSEKEIVSKIKDALLLEEGCRFPITYIMEAADDISYLNADIEDAVDKGILKFEDIFRLIKEECEKMNETYLLDLVEGFYNKAKEKEDEPYQFNLFLTLTRAKLTHALVEHVSDVYLENHEALFNGSFNNALLEYDKSSKYTKAVEVLQNISIKYIYNNKDIQTLELKGHKILTSLFDNYTPLLKLSSEDFQKLVNDEQISCFISHRLIRRLSSKHIVAYKNSVTNIENNNEERYQLEEWYFRARLLIDYITGMTDDYAYDEYKTLNALK
- a CDS encoding glycerate kinase, which gives rise to MNKQNIIIAPDSFKETMSAQEVCDGIKNGFQRVFTNANFHTIPLADGGEGTVEVLVNSTSGEIIKTKVYDPLFREVESFYGILGDKKTAIIEMASASGLELLSQNEKNPMNTSSYGFGQLINHALENGVKDFVLGLGGSATNDCGIGMLQALGVIFYDNKNNILPLVCGKDLENISSFDASLLKEKFKNINIEVACDVKNPLCGSNGASYVFGKQKGANKDMIKTLDSYVSSFADLCESTLSIKRRDIEGCGAAGGLGFALITFLDAKLKSGIDIIMDKAGLEQIIQKADLVITGEGKIDSQTINGKTPIGVAKLAKKYDKKVIAIAGCVSNDYEVVFDYGIDAVFDITPISMDFETIKKESKRNLELTAFNIAKCLSM
- a CDS encoding adenylyltransferase/cytidyltransferase family protein, with translation MKRVLTFGTFDIFHLGHLRILERAASHGNELVVGISSDKLNFKKKGRKPFYTEDERMHIISSLDFVNEVFLEESLELKREYLLEHKADCLIMGCDWTGKFDEFSDICEVIYLPRTPDISTTELIEKIKTL
- a CDS encoding ion transporter, whose amino-acid sequence is MNIKKELYLIFEHPKKHRFGIAIQIAIFLNILISIVILFLQSEKGLSEYFELFSIINFINIILFTLEYLLRVYSISYNKKMEKIKYLFRPMMIIDLIAILPFYLSLFNIDFGFLRALRILRIFKLFRLGKFAEVDNLFASILKEKKEELIFITVVVMVLLITVTPLVYYFEKDIQPEVFTSMGATMWWAIITFTTVGYGDMYPISLGGRILTTFVSFLGIAFYAIPGSIFTSALLEKLNDKKRRKNQS